A region of Toxorhynchites rutilus septentrionalis strain SRP chromosome 1, ASM2978413v1, whole genome shotgun sequence DNA encodes the following proteins:
- the LOC129761696 gene encoding uncharacterized protein K02A2.6-like, whose translation MIRKSDNVSVRICGDYSTGLNNALDSDAHPLPHPDYVFADLAGCRYFSQLDLSDAYLQVEVEEESQKYLTINTHRGLFKYNRLPPGIKSAPGAFQRIIDSMVAGIPGVKPYLDDIMIAGRTKEEHDRSLHEVLERIKTYGFHLRIEKCRFGLSQIKFLGHIIDKGGLRPDPAKTTAISQMPAPMNVSQLRSYLGAINYYGRFVKQMKELRAPMDYLLKQNVNWEWTASCQKSFDKFKTLLTSDLLLTHFDPNKEIIVADDASKDGLGAVIMHRLPDGSVKAISHISRSLTPAEKNYGQIEKEALALIFACDSEIQSRSSPTVIDEEGVERCHQAKTTVSNPAQSDTAKTCASDDRR comes from the exons ATGATCCGGAAGTCAGACAACGTTTCCGTCCGTATCTGCGGCGACTATTCTACAGGGTTGAACAACGCACTAGATTCAGATGCCCATCCGCTTCCGCATCCAGATTATGTTTTTGCTGATCTGGCTGGTTGCCGGTATTTCTCCCAACTCGATCTATCTGATGCGTACCTGCAAGTCGAGGTTGAGGAGGAATCTCAGAAGTATCTAACGATCAACACTCACCGTGGACTGTTCAAATACAACCGTCTGCCGCCTGGAATCAAGTCCGCTCCTGGTGCGTTCCAAAGGATTATCGATAGCATGGTCGCTGGTATTCCTGGAGTGAAACCGTATCTGGATGACATCATGATTGCCGGTAGGACAAAGGAAGAACACGATCGCAGCCTCCATGAAGTTCTGGAACGGATCAAGACGTACGGTTTTCATCTGAGGATCGAAAAATGTCGATTTGGCCTATCGCAAATCAAGTTTCTAGGTCATATAATCGACAAAGGCGGCTTACGACCTGATCCAGCGAAGACTACCGCAATTTCGCAGATGCCAGCTCCAATGAACGTATCACAGCTTCGATCGTATCTTGGAGCTATCAATTATTATGGGCGTTTCGTCAAGCAGATGAAGGAGCTGAGAGCACCCATGGACTACTTGCTGAAACAAAACGTCAATTGGGAATGGACTGCAAGCTGCCAGAAGTCATTCGACAAGTTCAAAACGCTGCTCACTTCCGACTTGTTGCTGACGCACTTCGACCCGAACAAGGAAATCATTGTAGCAGATGATGCATCCAAAGACGGCTTGGGCGCTGTTATTATGCATCGCCTCCCGGATGGATCAGTGAAGGCAATTTCGCACATTTCAAGATCACTGACCCCTGCAGAGAAAAATTACGGCCAGATCGAGAAAGAAGCTTTGGCGCTGATTTTTGCT TGCGACTCGGAGATTCAGAGCCGCAGCAGCCCAACAGTGATCGACGAGGAGGGGGTGGAAAGATGCCATCAAGCAAAGACCACCGTATCAAATCCCGCGCAAAGCGACACCGCAAAAACCTGTGCGTCCGATGACCGACGATGA